CAATCATAAAGAGCTAAAGATCTTGAAGCAGTTTTGCAATGCAAGCAATTCAATTGTCTCACGGAAAACCTGATGAACATATTATCTACACAGACAAGACCTGTAGTGAAACTAGCTTGAGAAATAAAAAGGTGTTTTGAACTCCAAATCTGGCAAATGTTTAAAAAAGGGATTCAAAGAAGCCGGCGAAAATTGCAAAGAAAAAATGCAGGCCATTTGGCGTTGTTAATGAAGATTCTATAATTGATTTCGCTCTTAAAAGTAATGCCCCGATGGACGCTAGACTAAGTGTGATCTTATCCATATTCAATAAATCAGCTATCAGTGAATGATCTTAAAATCGCAGCCATTGCACAGCATGAATAAGATAAACTAATCGAGTTCGCAATCATATATTCTCCAGATTCTAGTATTCTTACGTTTTTTTAAATACTGATTatccaaaaattattattattatttttttattttaatcaaaactttaataaaatatttttactatatctacaaaaaaaattaaatttttaatcaaaatttattcattggaaaaatattatttatttttttatagacaaaataatataaatatttttattaataaaagtTCCACTTAAccaaaattaaaaaatcaatttaatattATCTTCATTTGATATAACTATGAAATTATCTCCAACATAAGATGTGGCAGTAAAGAAGTAttgcccaaaaaaaaaaaaaaaacacctcTCATTTAGATATGGCATTCTTTAAATACCCAGAGATATGATTGGTAGTAAATGGAATATTTTGTATACTTTCAAACTATTTGATCCACACAATTTTGGCAAGAAGACGTGAATGTCTCTTGGGAACTCGACATATTTCAGTGGAAACCACATATGAATTTGActtctctttttcttttcttttctttttttgttgGGAATAAAAGCATTAATCGGAATTTCTTTGTAAGAGAGTCACTAATAATTGACAAACCATGTATAAGAAATAATGTTCCTCATCGCCATACATGTTCACTTTCCGGGCAAAAGAGCTCCAAACAGTGAACACTTATCCGTTGATAGGATAATCTTCTGTGCGTCTTGTGTACAAGTTATTTTGTTGGATATAATCGATTACTTCATCTGCTGTCAAATATTTCACCGACTGCCGTCTTGAAATGCAATCTCTGGGCATGGAAACTTGTGCCGTGTTATAAGCTCGAATTCATTGGATCGATGACCAAGATTATAAGCCGTGTTATATATAAGAAGATTGATACATGTTGAGAGTGGGCGTTTTTACCTCAAGCCTGTCGAACTGATCCCATTTGGTACAACTTCATCGACAATCTTGATATTATCCTGCAATTATTTATGTTGATCGAGAAAATAGTTTGTTTACGATACGGATAGAAACTTGCAAggcttttgaaaaattatttaaccCCCTTCGTTCCACAACTACTTTGGAACGACTGGAAGACACAAGGAAAGTATTACCTTGAATtcattcaaaatatcatcattcaATACGATATTCTCGACGTCTTGACCATCTCTACGGATGCAAACCAACCCAAAGTCTCTACATATAGTTTTTACCTGGAAATAAAACAATGCGCGTGACAAAACTGAGCAAAATGAAGTTTTAACAATTTGCTTTTGCAAATTATTTTAGACATGCACATTTCTGTATTAGGCTTCTTCCTCTGCTCGAACATATTGCACAACTTTACCTGTTCACGAATCCAAACTCCAGGAACGGTGAAAGATTCTAATAGATCAGAACCACAAAGAAGCATGACTTTCAGAGACTCTACGaaaaaagacaatttcattaacTTGACATGTAAAAGCGATGTAAAAATGGTATCTTCATTGCAACAAAGATTTCTTATTTAATCATCAGAAAGAAAACTTGTAGAACATTAAAATCCAAAAAAAGCACATGTTTTACATTCAGAATGATATTTTCGACAATGCGAAACTCTAATTTTGGGATAGACTCAACAAGATTGTCTATAATATCTCACTGATGTTTCACTTAAACTTTAGCTACTTTAGAAAATGGGATCTATATGCAATTAATCCACAATCAGTAAGAACTAACATAAAAGGAAATGAGTTTACCATGGGATATACATCCGCTCTCGCATAGAGAAGTCCTAACTCTAGACAAAACTGTTAATGTGCGCTGGTAGGTATCCTGACTTGCCTATCAGATAGAAATAGTCAAAAAGACAAAAAAAGGTACAAATTTAATTGCAGTGGCAGATGCATGAGAAAGTAATTCAAACTTCCgaaatttaatagatttgtGTGCTAATTATTCTTTAGTCTGTTAATGTGCGATGTGCGTGTGCGTGACAGAGTAAGAGTCACCTCCCATGAATCCACCATAATAAAGTTAGAACTTCTACAAGCGAGATCACACATGGTAACACGATGTTGAGCAGGTAGAAGACCCTGAAATTTAGGTCAGAACATAAGAAACTGATTGGTTCAAAACCCTGATGCATATAATGAGATCTGGTGGAAGTTGTTTTTCCATACACCCATGACACGCAGGCATAAAAAAACAattcaaaaatttttaaaataaaaaataagttgaAGTTACCTTACTCTGAAACATTTTAATCAGAGAGTTGATGAAAAAAACTTAACAGGGCATGAGTTTACTGATCAAAAAGGTAAAATCCGTTTCCACCATAGTTTTCAGGGAACTAGCCAGGTGCCATTATACATGTTATTTCTCATGTAGCTTCACCAACTTAAAATCTTATAATACCTTttctttcattaatttttttcatcttaACATCTACATTATTGTTGAAAATTATTCTACCAGTGGAAAGTCGCCCAAGCTGTTACATTCTTTGCCGTAAATCAGGGAATGGGCATCCATATACCTCATGTCGCATGCTCGATACCTACCTTCTTTTTGTATGCATCATTTACAGGTGAGATATAACCACCAATGACACAAAACCCTTGCGAATTTAATGCGTCTCTTGAAAGCTCTGACCAAAAGAACAAGAATTGTCGGCAAAACTTCATATAAACATGCAACAACGAGCAATAACAATTAGTACAACTATCAATTTCACTAGGAAAATGCGCACGAGAATGTATTCAACAGCAACTAACCCAAACTATTGGAGCACATCTACTAGTacaagaaaagaaataaagGCGAGAAACAATAGATAAAAGTGGGATTAGAACAACACAAGAATTTATCATCATTGCTGCATTGCATAAAAGTATCATTGACGATGAGATGTCTCACCAAAACAACGCAAGTGCATGTATGTTGGAGGATTGAAACTTCCAGTTGCAACCAGTACCACATAAACATTTCTCCTGAAACAAATAGTTCAATGTCTAAAAAGACATAACCAGGGGCAAAACAACCAAAGGGAGCCATGATTGATATGCCAATATTTTTAACTACATTATCAAAATAGGATATGCTAAAGAAAAGGACAACAAAAATCAAAATTGCTATGCAAGCCATTAAGTAAATTACTTGAACTAAGTTCTTGATCAAGAAACAGAAAAACTATATTACGTAAAAACAAGCAACAAATTTTCATCATGAGAAACAAACTAAAAAACGTGACAAAAGGCTGAGCGACAAACTTACTGTCTCTCAGAGCTGGATAAACCATTTTGATTGATGGATTTCAAGGTTAATTTATCCCGCGGCAGTGCTATAATTATATCAGCAAAGGAACGAATAAATCACAAAGCAACAACAGGAGAATTTAGGCAAAAAAAAAGAAGACAAATTTACGTATTTAACATTCGCTGTCTGCGAGATATTGAATTTACCCGAATCAAGAGCTGACATCAAAGGGGGGCGGGATGACACTAATGATTGCAACTCTTCATCTGCAACGTCATACGATGCCGAGATGCATTCAACGCTTTTCATTTCAGTTGTTGCCATTTTAACACAGAAACAAAACTCCAAATCCCAGACTCGAACTTTTCCCAATATATGAAACGCCCACTTCGAAAATTGAAATTTTGGCAGAAATTCGAGATGGCCACAAGCAAAAATTCAATCTTTAGCAGAAATCTCCGAAGCCCATGAGTGGTGACAAAGTAGAAGACAACAATCTGCTATCGGAGATTCTATAACAACTGCAATTGCAAAAATTAGGCTTTCGAAATTTATGACCCAGCTCGCAGTTGACAGTTGATTGAGGAACGTGCAGTGAAGGACGGAAACTACTCCAAATAAGGGTAATACGAAGAAAGAAAACTCACCGTCATACCCCTTTTTTTTAAGCCATTCATACCAATTTCAGTCAGCATTCACATAATAGTAAatagatttatttatttttatttgttcaaAAAGAAATTATGACACGTTGTAAAgttatttgaaattttcatttttcaaattttgttgtttgaaattttcatttttcattacgtGAACGCGATGTGTACATaaataaaattcacaaataacATTATTCGATCGGAGTTGAACAAATTCACaactatttatttagtaaatttagaatatacTATTTAAGTAACAAATTAATAGCAGTGACTACTCCGTGCAAAATTCTCATTAAACATTCTAGACAATTCTAGAAtagattaattaataattaattgagaaattaaataaaaattatttaatttaaacaaaTCTGAACGccatattaattatataaatcataCGACGTCCAAGAgagttttgattttcaaaacacaaaatttttaaatttggaGGCATACCTAGAGGAAAGAAACTTACACTAAAAGCTTCCCATTGGATACAAACATCTGCCTTTTCACCTTGCCGGGTTGTAACTGTAATCACAAACAACTAATTGTCAAACTCTGAATACATTTAAAGCTTGAACATAGACTTTGAAGCAGGGATAATGTGCAGTGTTGCCTCCTTATCAACTGCCAAAGCAGTATGGACAATTCAAGCATTTTCCTCAGACCCATAATCTACTTCCAAATTGCTGCAAACAACTATTGAAGTTAATTTACAATCTTGACGCACTTCAGGTATTGGTCTATTGGATGATAAACAATAGGTTTAAAACTCCACAGATTAACCCAAGACTTGTAATACATTTCAGCACATAGTCACACATTTGAAGCCGACGTGCATAAAATTCACATTGAAAGGATCCAATTTAAGACAGAAAATAGGAGTACAATAATAAAAGATCGTCAGCACACCAAGGAACAACTTTCTGTAGTTCTAAACTAATTGAATCGAAAACATCCCATTGTTTACACATGAAGCTCCATAAGAAAACTATTAAATGCTCAGTAAAGCAAACAtcgaaataaaaaatttcatacaGAACCATGGACATGATAAGTAAACCTATGGCTACCAATCAAGGCCGCCGTAATGGTCGTGGAGACTATCGTTCTAGTTACATCCTATTACAGCCCAAATCTGTTTCGTTCCTGACCATATTGCCAAGTGCTGTACCAATTCGTGCCTTCCAAAATAAAACAACCCCACAAACCTCAAAATACAGATACAAAGAGCACAAGTGCAAGAAAACTAACCAGCTAAATTCCCATTTGCACGGAGATCGAGTTGAAGCTCCTGTTTCCATATTTCAACAGCACGACGGTGGAACAAATTTTGATGAACGAAATAAGGGTTTATGTGTTGGTTGTCACAAAATGGCCGAACCATTGT
The sequence above is a segment of the Primulina tabacum isolate GXHZ01 chromosome 6, ASM2559414v2, whole genome shotgun sequence genome. Coding sequences within it:
- the LOC142548703 gene encoding nicotinamide/nicotinic acid mononucleotide adenylyltransferase-like isoform X1, whose protein sequence is MATTEMKSVECISASYDVADEELQSLVSSRPPLMSALDSALPRDKLTLKSINQNGLSSSERQRNVYVVLVATGSFNPPTYMHLRCFELSRDALNSQGFCVIGGYISPVNDAYKKKGLLPAQHRVTMCDLACRSSNFIMVDSWEASQDTYQRTLTVLSRVRTSLCESGCISHESLKVMLLCGSDLLESFTVPGVWIREQVKTICRDFGLVCIRRDGQDVENIVLNDDILNEFKDNIKIVDEVVPNGISSTGLRDCISRRQSVKYLTADEVIDYIQQNNLYTRRTEDYPING
- the LOC142548703 gene encoding nicotinamide/nicotinic acid mononucleotide adenylyltransferase-like isoform X2, with the translated sequence MATTEMKSVECISASYDVADEELQSLVSSRPPLMSALDSALPRDKLTLKSINQNGLSSSERQRNVYVVLVATGSFNPPTYMHLRCFELSRDALNSQGFCVIGGYISPVNDAYKKKGLLPAQHRVTMCDLACRSSNFIMVDSWEASQDTYQRTLTVLSRVRTSLCESGCISHESLKVMLLCGSDLLESFTVPGVWIREQVKTICRDFGLVCIRRDGQDVENIVLNDDILNEFKDNIKIVDEVVPNGISSTGLSFHAQRLHFKTAVGEIFDSR